The genome window AGCAGCTGATGGGGTTATTGTCGGAAGGGCTGGGATTGGATAAGGATACCATCAAGAATACTACATGTTTGGATGCAAGAGTAATGGTTGGGCACTACTATCCATGCTGCCCCCAGCCTGATCTGACTGTGGGCATCGCATCACATACAGATCCGGGAGTGTTAACTTTGTTGCTGCAGGATCACACTGGTGGGCTGCAGATTAAGCATGAAGGGGAGTGGGTGGATGTCAAGCCTGTTCATGGAGCTCTTGTTATAAACATTGCAGATATTCTTCAGGTAGGCCTTTTAGAGGCTGAAAGCCTAATTTACAACATTAgagaataaattttacattattgaAGTTCCATTGGATAGAATGGTAGCAGTTAGTTCTGCTTTCAACTTGGAGAATTGATGTTTCTTACCCTCCCAACATCTGATTGAAGCATTgccctttcaaattttaataaattgaaaacttttaatttttattactttttaataaaaaattgtaaaaaatattaaaacccaaaaaaaatcatgaaaacttATAGAAattcaagaaatcaataaaaatattaaaaaattatatttcaacatAAAATATAGAACCATCCTTTTTGTgattccattcaatttaatcttgtgGTCGAGCTGAGTTTGATCTTTATATTTTCTACAACAATATTTGCAGAAGAATGGTTTGTGATAAATTTTACATGCATCTAACCCTAGGGCAATCAGCCTGTAAGTGAGAAAAATCAACTTAGCTATAAGATTAAATCAATGTAGCTTCTCGTCTGAATCAAGCCGGGTGAATATGCATTCTactaaatgtaaaatatgagcCTATTAGAAGTTGAAGTATTGTTGTCTTTGTAATTATTGGAACTGCTAATGATTTTATTTGTTGCTACGAATGGTGGTGCTTTGCGGCAATTTCCAGATAATGTCGAATGATGAGTATAAAAGTGTGGAGCACAGAGTACTGGCAAATCCTTCCGAAGAAGCCCGAGTGTCGATCGCTGTTTTCTTCAACCCAAGTGCCAGGGAAGCCTTATATGGACCATTTGCTGAACTTACTTCACCAGAGAAACCAGCCCACTATcgtaagtttatatataatgaCTACATGAGAAGGTTCTTCACCAAGGAACTGGATGGGAAAACTTTGACAAATTTCTATAAGCTGTAAGaggatatatatacataatactttGTAGCTTTTAATGTAAGACTATTATGCAATATTAGACTCTTCTATTTTTATGTCAATGTACAATAAGAAAGTTGGATAATCGTAGTTTTCACATCACCATACTGTGTTTCTGTTAGTGATTGAAGGTTATGGTTGCTAGTTGAAAATTAATGTCCTATGagttgaaagtaataaaaattttatggttattATTAGCAAACACCTGCCGTTCCATCTGCTCTGTTACATCTTGGATTgattcctttgttttttttttgtttttttaattggaCATCAGCATTAACAACACTTTCTCTAAGACTACTGTTGTTGGGTTCAATTCAATTCCTCACAAACAAAAATGTCCCACCAATAAACTAAATACTTATCAAATTACTACCGTTGGAATTATAAGCAAActgcaataaaataaaaggaaaagaaataagataataatttattcataatatttaaaGTTTGTATTTATAAACATTAAGAGTTATACATCTTCTTAATAGACATTTGAGTCTTAAAGTTGAACCAACATCTTATTCTAATGTACATCCactttatgtaataaatatatttatagcaCTTTTCCTTGAATACTCATTGATAGATAATATGTTTCGTTAAAACTTTAACAAGATAAAAcctttgaaagaaaaagattcttaataaatgaaaagagtacacatatctataatacgcataacTTGTTGCTTCAAACTTAGTGAGACAAAATTTTGTTGAACATCATATGATATCTAAGATTCTATATACATTTTAAGCTTAAATACTAACTTTTCAAATGATCACTTGAACGGATATGCTAAGCATTAGTCATCATTCTTCTAATAGCCATGAGTGGGGAAGAATCTCCAGGAGTTccaacaataatcatagcaaactTTGATCTtgaccattttataaaaaaatacataggtcctcatcatttcaattaagataaatatttatttaaacatattgaACAATTTCACAAGAATTTCTATATGCTTttagcattctaaatccttcaaggattttaaataaacttcacaatataattatttatataaaggcGCAACAATAAATATTAGACGATGTCAAATTTTATTGGATCATCGACCGAAAagatatttaaaagttattgtATCcactacaaaaaaatattatatcttttataattaatgttaGGACTTTGTATTTACAGACTATCATTTTTACCCCATTGACTTTACACCTTTAGATGTTTAGACTATTGGTTCAAAAACTTCACGAGTTAAagatgaatttaattgaattgaattacgTTTTCTACTTGGTCAATCTATTTTATGTCTATGGTTCttgacaaatttattcaattattttactattttattattttactattttcattttattattttcatctttaaatacttgaatttcttttgaattttaatgattagTTATGTCTTGAATCTCTTTTAGAGCATCGCCTCACTATATGACAATCTAGATTCTctttacaataatttttatctttagaTTCAGTTGATCTACCATACTTCAAACATGCATTACTTTATTTATTCTAACATGTTGTTCTCATTAAGTGAGAAAATGCAtatgataattaattatgtaatacccacaaattttaaatgggtattattttaaattcctaATAATTTTGTGGTCCAGTAGTACATTTTTATAAAGCCCAACTTAGTATATATTATAgggttttttattataaaagaatagatgaagaagaagaaaaaaaggatacTTGCAATTTTTTTAGAAGATGGTTTTTTACAATTTGAGAAAAGTTAATCGTAAGGAAGAGGAATGCAAATCGATGGTAAATATTAACGATTAAGGttagttttagtttaaatttcttgaaatctttttatttgaagctaatttttataaaacacgTATTTGTTTGGGGTAGTGTAACAGTTTGTCAAAATTCGGTGAGATAACGATGACATTGTTGGTGCCAAATGAAAGCTCTCTTTAAGATCTTTCAAAATGATATGTGTGGCATCCATTTCCATAGGGTAATTTAGGGTAAAACAATTTTTGAAACTTATGATGCGTGGGTTTTTGATAGTTTTAAGTAGTTGAATTTGACACGCTAGAAATCTatctatatatgtttatttgttttgaaatttggaTGTTTTACATaatatgaagtttttaatttcatttagtaTTGCTATCTCGGTCATACGACTTATGTGCTAAGAATTACAATGCCTCAAAGTAAGCTAGTCGAAACTATTAACCCAGAAAATTTGGGTAGATTATGATAATTTCTTATGTTTAGCtttcaaaaattaagttttCGTGACGaaacaattttttaagttttagtgTTGCATTTATTCttcaaattaatgtttttacatTGTGGAAATTCAAGTAAATTTTGAGCTTGAATGGGTTCAAGTAAACCAAACGATCATGATGTttagattttccaaaattttgatttttaattgtttttaaaaatattttcgatCTGAATACTTATATATGGTTGGAAACcattctaaacttatttttattaatttatcaatttttcttataatatgcatgtattttattaaattttatttttttaattttgaggtaaaagttttattaatttgtgcAATTATGTCTTAGTTTGTTAAGGGATTGTCACACAACTGAAATGTCTTAAGATTTTCACAGAAAGTCATACCTTTAAAGCCTCTGGTTTGTTAatccaattctaatttttaagttCCATTCTTAAATTTTAGGTTACTAGGAGATTTGTGAAAAACGTTGCTCATGTGTCGGTTCAGTAGACCAAGTAAGTGACTCAGCATTCCtttgatatttaatttccaaaaatcagCTCCAAACTTTCTATGTGATTTATGTAATATATGATATATTATCTGTGTTTTATGAAATTTGGGTTCAGCATGTTGGAAAATTGCTATTGCAAAATAAAGACGTTAGTACTGACAAGTacaaataataaaggaaaaaacaaaaaacaaaaacaaacaaaaacaaataaatgttgCGCCGTGGAGAATCATTGCCTTAGAAGTGATTTTTTCCTGATTGGTGTAATCGAAAATGGACGTCGCCACTTAAGGTTAATACAGTGCTTCCAAATTTCTACACCCGAATAGGAAATAAGATCAACATAAGTTTAAAGGTGGTCAGAAAATTTGGCCGGAAAAACCACACTAGGATCAATTCCCAGGGAAGTTTGGAGAGGTCATAGACGGTCCAACTTAAAACCCAAACTCTTAGATAGAACTTCCTctaatgtaatttttagtaaaataacaaagcttttaaagaaacaaaaatgagGGAGAAGAGAAGAATGATAGAAGTTATGTTGTTGTTGTGTGATATATGAGGAAGATAGCCTCCTATTTATACTATTAGCCGAagggaaaaatagtaaaaatgcaatggtaaaaaggtaaaatcgGAAGATAcagttttctaaaaatttagacgttatggtcgaatttgGAGGAATTACATAAGCTTGTTTAAAAACCCAGAAATTGAAATATAGCTTTCGAAAtcatttgtataaaaaatattatttttggcaaTACTCTTACATGTTATTTAGAAAAACACACGcacacaatttatttattttgcaaaaaagaacttaatttgatacttaattttttagcGAAAATTTCAGAGTTGATAAGATGAAAATCGGGACTTCGACAcgtgaaaatgtataatttttgtCGATTGAGCATATTTTGAAACTCTCGTTATTAACCTTCGTAaaactcttttcaaatttgCAGCGGAAAATGCTTAGCTCGTTTAACTTTGAAAACCAAacgtttattttaattaatagaaatcatgcaaaaaactttaactaaataacaaaaaccagaattaaatccaaaaatttatttagaaattaaaagtcCAGAAAAGTTCAATTATTGGTAAATCAAATCATCTTATGTGAGAAAATCAGTCCGAGTTTCCAAATGCCGCTCACTCTTAAATCTGTTGATTACctgaaaagtcaaaaaaattaggTGAGCTTACAAGCTCAATGTGTAACTCAACCCGAAAAAATAGAACAAACTCAAATATAGTAACAGTTACAGAAACAAATGCAATTTAGATACAGATACAATTTCATATACAGAATCAAATGCAAATACAGTCACAGATGTAAAAATAGACACAGTAACAGATCTTACCCCCATCCGCTATACACCATCTCCGTCCTaccaatcacaccaaatagGACTACAAGAGCCCGTTTATCCGTCACACCAATAAATGAGTGTATGTCACTTTTCAAAATAGTGTAGTCAAGCTACCAGAAATATGCAGTAACCGCCAGAACCAAATAGTGTGGTCAGGTCACCAGATTAGATATGTGGTTATACCACAAGTTAAGTCATCATGGGTTTCCCAGCAATGATGACCCGCCACCCCGGGTTGCCAGGCAACGACGGCTTACTAATATCAGTATGCAGTCAAACAACcaaaacacttcctccatcacAACATTCCCACCCGAATGCACATGTCCAAACATATTACATACTCAGATGCACATAAATGAGTCATACTTATACAGATTTCTCAAATTACAAATCATAAGCACAAATTATACCATATAAATGCTCTCGAATGTTAAACATGCAATATCAGTATTTTGGATTTCAGGTTTCAGTTGCAAACACTAATCAGATAACAAatgtatttatatatcatacatATCGTACATATTAGAACATACTATCACGCTTTCAGAAATCACATTAACAAAGGCAAAATACCAGAtttcatgtccataatacctaCATAACACATTTCAAAACCTACGAAgtgaaaaatttcaaatcccACTTCAATCATGACCCTAACAAAGTTTTAGGACAAATGAGCCCACATGCTAGTGTAGCCCTATGGCctaacacacgcccgtgtggccccacggcctaacacacgccAACCCGTATGGcccacacggtctggcacacgacTTGGCACACAACTGTGTGACTTTGACAGTGGGCTTTTTTGGCATCGCACTGTTTGCTATTTTTCTAGTTTTCTGTTACACACCTAATTGTTTACGATGCCGACAAAATGAAAGTAACAACTCTAAAACCTAAAACCTAAAGCAACACCCAAATGATTTGTTAGCATAAACACATCAACCCTAAACAAATCCAAAAACACCCTTACTTGATTACAGATATTCGGCTACAACACCAAAAACACTCGACCACTTACCCCAACAAAGGAATAGTTCTTAAGAATCTCAACTCGTTGGCAGATTATTTGCTTCTAGAGGTTTACCTAATTCAAAAGATACCAAAACCGATAAGTCCGAACTCACAGatcaaaccaaaccaaaccgaTAAGTCAGTTACATGAAAACCTACTAACTCCAATCAATTATCCACATCAGGTTTTTCTTCAGagtttaaaacaataataatttccACTTTGCACACATAAGATTTGAACACAGAACCTTTGTGTAAGCTAAAGCCTTACCATTGAACCAACAGGCTTATTTTTGTCATCAAttgagtgaaaataaaatataagcttGATACCTAAAGAGAAGGGTTGgagcaaaaataacaaaactttaagGGAAAGTGTAACGCCTCTTACCTGGTCCGGTTGTCGGaccaaatattaaataataacaaacatttaacaattcaaaatcatgaacaaatattaaataattacacaCGAGCATGTATATGATCATTATTcaatctaatttaataaaatattgagtaTTCAGCAAAAACAATTAGGTAAtgaacaaaaaatacaaaatgtaAGGAAAACTTGCATACAGGGGGCACATGGCTGTGTCTTTTGGCTACGTGTACTTGGAAAATGCCTTTCAAAACAAGCAATTTACCTATAAAACACTTATGCTACAAGCCACCATTTATACCAAATTCAACATCTTCAAAAGCATTTAATTCAAGtcagaaaaaaaatcatcattttatacaaccatcctaagtgcctaaccaatatgcctcaagTGGCACCTCATTCAACAATTCAAAACTAACCAATGACCACATTCATTCTTACCAATATACCTTCAATGGCATCTCAAATATTCAAGCTACACATGTATACATTCAATCATTCAACCATCACATATTTAAGTATTAAACTTACTAAAACATTTCTTACTTATAATCTAAGCATATCATCTATCAAACCAAAATAAAGCATTAACCAACCACATTGCCTAgcataatatttttctcaattaagaAAACATTAAGCATATTACCCAAAGCAACTTATCAAATTATCAACCACATGACCATTGCCatcacatttatatatatttacataatcTCAAAAAGGTTAACTAAATACAAAAtaaccatttaatcattaaacatcctaggtacatgccaagatCAAAATAAACAATTCACTAatatttgagttcgggattgTCGCTGGATGCTGAGTCGACAATCGAATCGATAAGTACTTAACATGCGTACAGGAAAATAATTAGTACGTTGAGTATAACTCAgcggtatttctataatttgaacattaaaagaaaaatataatacattaaattgcTCAAGTTAAAACTAGATAATGCTATACTAATGTCATATCGAACGTGCAAATTAATATATGCatgaatttatcaaatacattttactaataataataacacatgacaaattcaattcacatataatatagTATCCAAGCCTAATTCCATATATACCACGATCACATCAACCATAATTCAgttcatttcaaacataaatcaacaccattccttattcacatatccattcactattttaatttccaattcacatttcatttcatttcgaAACATTTGCTATTTCATTAGCATTGTCATTTCATTGTCATTTACCATATCAAAATCATTATTTCGAGtttatcattttcttcccctattaacacgatTCAGACTCGGGCTTGAATGGATACacgaatccaaccaacacacccgtttggcacccagtgcctcattaGATAAATCTGAAGCAATAGTTGTGCCCAGTGCTAtaaataaattgacacccagtatCTTATCGGTTAAACCAAAGCAAATTGACACCTAGTCCCTCATCGACTTGTAGTCGAagaatccctgaactcttcctatcctatggcatgccaactatatccgactcttcccgaatagttaatagggtttccatttcattattcaatatcaaccaatgtctcaattcacatttatttatattaggCAAACATTAATTCAACATATATAGCAACCACGATTATCCCAAATCAtgttcaattttcacatttataaaGAATACACACATTTTTCAGAtatactcaatttaatcctcataATCATCAATCGActcaaataattacaaatgaaCAAGTAATCTCACCTTATAATCTTAccatgaataaataaatcaatatgcAACAGTTTATAAGTtagtttgaattatagaaacacaaaccataAACTCCAAGCTATTAGTCGACgactttgtcttttcttttcttttttgatgaaTCCGGGTCGACGTTAGctacaaattaaaataaccataATAATTTATAACTAAATAACTAAAATCTTTAACTATCTAATAATAGAAAcattattaaactttaatagtataaaaaattacaatatgggTCAACTAGATTGACCTACAGGAACTCCGAgaacataaaaattagaaaaaaaaagactaaattgaactaaccatttttgaacttgaaatttaaaaaccCTAGTTGTGCGTTTCTTTTTCTCcctgttctttctttttccgaaagaagaaacaaaattgaaaagagaatTGTTTCATTCTCTTTCCATCCACtaaccattttaatttaatttaattttaataataacttaaattttaacatatatataacatttactATAAATCTTAACCGCCACCATTATGACTATACATAAtggtttatttctttaacaagtcCTATAAATTCAATTCTAATTATAATTCCTTAATAATTAGACTTTTGACCcctttttgatttagtccttgtactctAATTAAACACTATTTCGTCGaaattacttatccaaaattcaattcacttccaacttattttcataaatattaaataaaaatatttacgagttcaGTTAATGGAAATATAGCCTTGAAAATACACtttccgacaccactaactATCGGGACGTTACAAAAAGGATTTGAACCTAGAACctcacacacacatacacaagcacaacacttaaccactaaaccaaatCACTTCACTTGACAAAATTCCTACAACCTTAATTGAAAAGTAAAACGTGACCACTCTTGAttcactaacccaatttttattaacccgatttttgggatgtgacaataGTTCAAAAAGAGATATTTTTTGTTGaccagatttttatttttttctgaaaaataataaagatattttatcaaaaaataaaacacgaaCACAAACATGGACTGGGTCAGACAGCGATGATGGCGCGCTTGTGTTAGACCTTTAGCCCAATTACTCAACGAGGGTAAGGAGTAAGGCTATATTTAAACCTTTTCATTAACCTATACACAACCAACATGGGATTTCTTTGTATTACCCACATTCCCCCAATAATGCAAAGAAATaaagatttttgaaaaaaaaaagaaaaagagcaacAACGAAATTAGCTACTTAAGTACTAGTATATGTTAGATTGACACAAATACATAGTGAAATGAGAAATTCTTCTCTTAGAAAGTGAATGAATCTGaaacttgttaaaataaaagtaactcATAACACATGACTAATCTCAGGTCCAATTGAGTTCTTCAATAGATTAACAATTTAGCCAAAACACCTCGAGATACTAGTAAGTGCTCTAAAAAATGGCCTAACGTCTTTCATAGAAGGTGACTAATCCTTTGCACTTACATAGGTGATTCCATCAAGTCTATCTTAGTATAGACAACCCAGACCAAGGCTATGGAATCATTAAGAGCATTTAATAAGCTCAACCTCTTGGTGTAAAAATTCAACGAATTCATCAAGTTTGTCTCACTAGGACCACCCAAACTCTGGGTTATGAACTCATTAAGAGCAATGAGCTCATCCTTATGTATGCACATTGTGCGCCATAAGGATAGATAAAGATGTACACTATGAGTCTGTACATAGTTTCGTTTGACCACATTGAACTTAAAAGACTAAGTTGGGTATCTACCATGAATTCCTCAACTAATGGGTTTAAGATCCACCCTCTTGACGAATCAAGAACCATTTTCCTACATAATCCTTTACTTAGTGGATCAACTAGGTTCCTCTTAGATCTTACATACTCTATGGCAAGTACTCCATTCTTTATGAAGTGTCTCACACATTCATGTCTTATTCGAATATGCATTTTCTTGCCATTGTAAGCCTGATTTTGAGCAACACACATGACGACTTGTGAATCACATAATAAAGACATAAGAGGTGTAGGTTTCCCCATAAAGTAATCTCTACAAGTAGATTCCTGAACCACTTGCCCTATTTCTCGGCAAAATCAAGAGCTATAAACTCTGATTCCATGGTGGAGCGAGCAACACACGTCTGTTTAGCAGACTTCCAAGAAATGGTTGCTCCACCTAAAGTAAACACATAGCTACTGGTAGAGCTAACCTCATCATTATCAGATACCCAGTTTGCATCACAATATCTCTTTAGGACTGCAAGGTATCCAACAAATTGCAATCCCCAACTCATCGTACCTTTAAGGCACTTCAGCAGATGCTTAAGAGCATTCCAATTTTCACTACTTGGGTTATGGGTATATCTACACAGTCTATTAATAGCATAGGCAATATCTGGCAGAGTATGGTTCATTAAAAGCATAAGACTCCCAATAGTTTTAGCATACTCAGATTGTGatacactttttcttttattcattttcagtTGTATGTTAGGGTCATAGGGAGTTTTCACAAGGATTACATCAAAACTGTTAAATTTATTCAACactttatcaatataataagaTTGGTTTAAAGAAAATCCCTTATCTGATTTAGTAACCTTAATCCCTACGATTACATTTACCTCTCCCAAGTCAATCATTTCGAATTTGGTAGATAAGAAATTTCTTTGTTTCCTTAATGACTTCTATGTGTGTACTAAAAATCAATAAGTCATCCACACATAGACTTATGACAACATAATATGAACCAAACATTTTTGAATACACACATGTATCGGCACCATTGACAACAAAGTCATAACTAATGATAGTTTTGTGAAATTTATCATACCATTATTTTGGAGCTTATTTGAGACTGTACAGAGACTTCTTAAGTCTGCATACTTTATCTTCCTTCCAAGGTGCCATAAAGTCTAAAGGTTGCTCCATATAGGTCTCCTCATCTAAATCACCATTCAAGAAAGCAATCTACATATCCATCTGATGCATAAGTAAGTTGTGAATGGAAGCTAAAGCAAACAGAACACATGTAAtgccccaaacccggcctagacgttatggctgaatctcgAAAGTTACATTAACAATGCTtgaaattatttactttttgaaattgactAGGGTTGAggtgttttttgaaaaattaaaaaatttgaatatttaatgattttgtttatttgaagaaaactatttattaaaaatataacctTTTGAAAGTAAAGTGCGAcattatattataatgtcattttaagttatttgaaataaagatttt of Gossypium raimondii isolate GPD5lz chromosome 3, ASM2569854v1, whole genome shotgun sequence contains these proteins:
- the LOC128039959 gene encoding secreted RxLR effector protein 161-like, which codes for MNKRKSVSQSEYAKTIGSLMLLMNHTLPDIAYAINRLCRYTHNPSSENWNALKHLLKCLKGTMSWGLQFVGYLAVLKRYCDANWVSDNDEVSSTSSYVFTLGGATISWKSAKQTCVARSTMESEFIALDFAEK